A stretch of DNA from Mycoplasma wenyonii str. Massachusetts:
TTGCCCTATTAGAGCCAGATAGGGGAAGAATTTATGATCCTTGTTTCGGAACTGCTAGCTTGTTATTGGAGGCTGCCAAATATATCAAAAAAGATCAAGAACATCTGGATGATGTTTCTTTCTATGGGCAAGAATTATCTGAGCCAATGCAAAAGTTAGCAAAAATTAACTTTGCTATTAATGGAGCGGAACTCTTTTCGAAAGAGCCGGCTTGTACCTTCCACAATGATCAACACCTTGACTTAGCAGGAAAAGTAGATTACATTGTTACGAGCCCGCCTGCCAATCAACCCGATTGAAGAAGTGAAGCTGGCTTAATTGAGGATGAAAGATGAGAGAAGTATGGAATTCCACCAGCAAATAATGCCAACTATGCTTGAGTGACACACATAATTCACAAACTTTCTCGAAATGGAATTGCCGCTTTGTTTTTTCCTCAAAGGTCGTTGTATAGTCTTGGGGATGAAAAAAGAATTAGACAAAAAATCATTGAAGAAGATCTGGTGGAAGCGGTTATCTTACTACCGAAGAGAATTGTCTACAACGACGATAAGCAACTATCTATTTTGGTAATTAATAACAACAAAAATAGAAGAACAATTAAGTTCCAAGGTCAAGAAAGAACTTTTAGAGATAGAGGGGGAGAAGTGTTATTTATTGATGCAAGAAAAATAGCAGGAATAAAGGTGGAGGGGGACTTGCAACTATCTTTAGAAGATATTTCAAAAATTGTTGCCACCTTTAAATCTTGAAGATATGAATTTTCTGGCTCAGAAATGGAAGATATTGAGAAAATAAGACACAAACGTGTTACTTTACAAGAAATAAGAGAAACAGATTACTCTTTATTTCTTGACAAATATCTCTTATATGATTCCGGTGAAGAAAAACAAGACTTGAGTAGTTTGATTGAAAAGAAAAAGGAAATAGAAAGAAATCTATTAATTCTTTTTGAGACTGAAGAAGAAAAGAAGAGGAGAGTTCAAGAATTCTTAAGAAGGTCTTAGAGAATGAAATTCAAAGATATATTCTCTAAATTTCAATTTCTTAAAGACAAGGGAAAGGGGACATCGAATAAAAGGAATTACTCTCCTGTAGTGCAAAAAGCCCAACAAATCCAAAATAATTATTCTCTTAAGAGTCAGGTTTATTTAAAGCCTGCACAGAATCCTAACTACAACCAGAATAACACTTACAACAAGAGTTACACAAATTCTTCTTACCAGACAAATAAATACAAATTTACTTCAACATCTAGCTATAGCCAAACACAAACTTATAAACCCAAAACCGACTTCTCTAATTACTCTTCAAAAAATTTTGTAAATACTAACTACACAACAAAACCTAAACCAAATCTAAATTCTTATTCAACTCCTCCAAGGCAGAATTTTTCAACAGGACAAGCCCAATACAAAAAGTATGAAAGCTCAAACTCCAAGTCTTATTC
This window harbors:
- a CDS encoding N-6 DNA methylase translates to MSSIFTTKQWFEKLMNFQGSLGIFEYGEIITSLFLLKHLDGRFKSQREKIKQEGREEELEESISYLSDGITYLPKEARWAEIREKSKEAHLGVCLDEAFELIQEEDPRLEGVIRRNCFTHSKLQKGNLNTLMDVVEGMYGAEESEERFIQKFQELLNEFAKKAGKVEKDYKHTELTASKLLVALLEPDRGRIYDPCFGTASLLLEAAKYIKKDQEHLDDVSFYGQELSEPMQKLAKINFAINGAELFSKEPACTFHNDQHLDLAGKVDYIVTSPPANQPDWRSEAGLIEDERWEKYGIPPANNANYAWVTHIIHKLSRNGIAALFFPQRSLYSLGDEKRIRQKIIEEDLVEAVILLPKRIVYNDDKQLSILVINNNKNRRTIKFQGQERTFRDRGGEVLFIDARKIAGIKVEGDLQLSLEDISKIVATFKSWRYEFSGSEMEDIEKIRHKRVTLQEIRETDYSLFLDKYLLYDSGEEKQDLSSLIEKKKEIERNLLILFETEEEKKRRVQEFLRRS